A genomic region of Herbaspirillum sp. DW155 contains the following coding sequences:
- a CDS encoding sulfite exporter TauE/SafE family protein, translating into MNLLPIFLVGLMGSVHCIGMCGGIVGALSSAGPARASAVPVQAPAQAALAVPQGRPVHRIIPLHIAGPAQVHAFGQDLVRVLGYNLGRLSSYALAGALAGGIAAGLLRGADVLGWMAPAQKVAYVMTNLVLILLGLYLTQWWSGMSRMEQLGSGLWARLRPHAARLVPVDTPAKALLLGSLWGWLPCGMVYSALLTALMAGSAVQGALTMLAFGAGTLPVLLAAGLSVARLRQLAARPWVRRSAGVVVLAFGLLGLLRAAEIGGLGIARGWIDVFCVSPVHGG; encoded by the coding sequence GTGAACCTGCTGCCGATCTTCCTGGTAGGCCTGATGGGCAGCGTCCATTGCATCGGCATGTGCGGCGGCATCGTCGGCGCACTCAGTTCGGCCGGACCGGCCCGTGCGTCCGCCGTTCCCGTACAGGCGCCGGCTCAGGCCGCGCTGGCGGTGCCGCAGGGCCGTCCCGTTCATCGCATCATTCCGCTTCATATCGCCGGGCCCGCCCAGGTACATGCCTTCGGGCAGGACCTGGTGCGCGTGCTCGGCTACAACCTCGGCCGCCTGTCCAGCTACGCGCTGGCCGGTGCCCTGGCCGGTGGCATCGCCGCCGGCCTGCTGCGTGGTGCCGACGTGCTGGGCTGGATGGCGCCGGCGCAGAAGGTGGCCTACGTCATGACCAACCTGGTGCTGATCCTGCTGGGGCTGTATCTCACCCAGTGGTGGAGCGGCATGTCGCGCATGGAGCAGCTGGGCAGCGGCCTGTGGGCGCGCCTGCGTCCGCACGCGGCGCGGCTGGTGCCGGTCGATACGCCAGCCAAGGCGCTGCTGCTGGGCAGCCTGTGGGGCTGGCTGCCGTGCGGGATGGTCTACAGCGCCTTGCTTACCGCGCTTATGGCCGGCAGTGCCGTGCAGGGTGCGCTGACCATGTTGGCCTTCGGTGCCGGAACCTTGCCCGTGCTGCTGGCGGCCGGACTTTCGGTTGCACGCCTGCGCCAGCTGGCGGCGCGGCCCTGGGTGCGGCGCAGTGCCGGGGTGGTGGTACTGGCCTTCGGCCTGCTGGGCTTGTTGCGCGCCGCCGAGATCGGTGGCCTGGGCATCGCCCGTGGCTGGATCGATGTGTTCTGTGTCAGTCCGGTGCATGGAGGCTGA
- the ccoS gene encoding cbb3-type cytochrome oxidase assembly protein CcoS has protein sequence MEALYLLIPLSTLLVFLAIWVFFRASDGGQFDDLEGPAMRILNDDDTTPEQHRPDLP, from the coding sequence ATGGAAGCGCTCTACCTGCTCATTCCGCTGAGCACCTTGCTGGTCTTCCTGGCGATCTGGGTGTTCTTCCGCGCCTCCGACGGCGGTCAGTTCGATGACCTCGAAGGGCCGGCCATGCGTATCCTCAACGATGACGATACGACACCCGAGCAGCACCGCCCGGACCTTCCCTGA
- a CDS encoding heavy metal translocating P-type ATPase, with amino-acid sequence MVNEENTKASLCFHCGQPVPSGQSWTLDIGGATRELCCVGCQSVARLIVDSGCEDFYLRRTVPSARVDPEQLLPPELALLDLPAQPADGVAAASDDQASELVLSIDGLRCAACVWLIEKYLARLPGIEMAELNVASARLHIRRDPDQCSTSSILRGLHGLGYTAYPFDPLRQGEQARRASRRLFRQLFIAGLSMMQVMMYAIPVYMTHEGIDPDMMALMRWASLFLTIPAVFYSALPFFTGAWAGLRARSPGMDLPVAIGIAAAFTGSAIATWRGEGEIWFDSVSMFIFLLLASRYLETAARRKSAAALERMQQAFPASALVLRDYPQQRETSLVAAAQLQAGDVILVRPGDTIAADACLIEGVAELDLALLSGESRPQTFQLGQEAPGGAVNLSQPVLLRVVRSTRDSTLAAITRLAEQAGQGKPALAQWADVVASRFVVALLLLAAITFVAWHMIDPSRAWATAIAVLVVSCPCALSLATPSALAAATDRLLREGTLVVRGNVLETLQRADTILFDKTGTLTQGRPQLTALWSSIPQERALSLAAAMERGSLHPLARALVEEAERRSIAACEVAQLGSVTGAGMHCLIDGVPYRLGARRFVAEIAGDVIPPALSQPASAAAGSVYLGNSSGWLARFDLADALRADAVQTVAAFRAQGLRVILLSGDQPEVCAEVAATVGIREVIAGCTPQRKLEVVRELQQGGAVVAIVGDGINDAAMLRAGDVSFAMGKGAALAQVSADAVIMSDRLAAVAQCAHMARRTMRIVRQNLVWASVYNFLAIPAAAFGLLDPWMSAVGMSASSLLVVGNALRLSRATRVAEPVPAPAAAGQPALAGGA; translated from the coding sequence ATGGTCAATGAAGAAAATACAAAGGCGAGCCTGTGTTTCCACTGCGGCCAGCCGGTGCCATCCGGCCAGTCCTGGACGCTGGACATCGGCGGCGCTACGCGCGAGCTGTGCTGCGTGGGTTGCCAGAGCGTGGCCCGACTCATCGTCGATAGCGGATGTGAAGATTTCTACCTGCGCCGCACCGTTCCCTCTGCGCGCGTCGATCCCGAACAATTGCTGCCCCCCGAGCTGGCCCTGCTGGATCTGCCGGCGCAGCCAGCCGATGGTGTTGCTGCTGCCAGCGATGACCAGGCCAGCGAGCTGGTGCTCTCCATCGATGGCTTGCGCTGCGCTGCCTGCGTCTGGCTGATCGAAAAATATCTGGCGCGCCTGCCCGGCATCGAAATGGCCGAGCTCAATGTGGCCAGTGCCCGCCTGCATATCCGCCGCGATCCGGATCAATGTTCCACCTCGTCCATCCTGCGCGGCCTGCATGGTCTGGGCTATACCGCCTATCCCTTCGATCCGCTGCGCCAGGGCGAGCAGGCGCGCCGTGCCTCACGCCGACTGTTCCGTCAGTTGTTCATCGCCGGACTGTCGATGATGCAGGTAATGATGTATGCCATCCCGGTCTACATGACCCATGAAGGCATCGATCCCGACATGATGGCGCTGATGCGCTGGGCCAGCCTGTTCCTGACCATTCCCGCCGTGTTCTATTCGGCCCTGCCGTTCTTCACCGGTGCCTGGGCCGGCTTGCGCGCGCGCTCGCCGGGCATGGACCTGCCGGTAGCCATCGGCATCGCCGCCGCGTTCACCGGCAGCGCCATCGCCACCTGGCGCGGCGAGGGCGAGATCTGGTTCGATAGCGTGAGCATGTTCATCTTCCTGCTGCTGGCCAGTCGTTACCTGGAGACGGCGGCAAGACGCAAGTCGGCCGCGGCGCTGGAACGCATGCAGCAGGCTTTCCCGGCCTCGGCGCTGGTGTTGCGTGACTATCCGCAACAACGCGAGACGAGCTTGGTGGCGGCTGCGCAATTGCAGGCCGGCGACGTGATCCTGGTCCGGCCCGGCGATACCATCGCCGCCGATGCCTGCCTGATCGAAGGTGTGGCCGAACTGGACCTGGCGCTGCTGTCCGGCGAGAGCCGCCCGCAGACTTTCCAGCTCGGCCAGGAAGCGCCCGGTGGTGCCGTCAACCTGAGCCAGCCGGTGTTGCTGCGCGTGGTGCGCAGTACCCGCGACAGCACACTGGCCGCCATCACCCGCCTGGCCGAACAGGCCGGGCAGGGCAAGCCGGCCCTGGCCCAGTGGGCCGATGTGGTGGCGTCGCGCTTCGTGGTGGCCTTGCTGCTGTTGGCGGCCATCACCTTCGTGGCGTGGCATATGATCGATCCTTCCCGCGCCTGGGCCACGGCCATCGCCGTGCTGGTGGTGTCCTGCCCGTGCGCGCTGTCGCTGGCCACGCCTTCGGCCCTGGCGGCAGCGACCGACCGCCTGTTGCGCGAAGGTACCCTGGTGGTGCGCGGTAACGTGCTGGAAACCCTGCAGCGCGCCGATACCATCCTGTTCGACAAGACCGGCACGCTCACCCAGGGCCGGCCGCAGCTGACGGCCCTCTGGAGCAGCATTCCCCAAGAGCGCGCGCTGTCACTGGCTGCCGCCATGGAGCGCGGCAGCCTGCATCCGCTGGCCAGGGCGCTGGTGGAGGAGGCCGAGCGCCGCAGCATCGCCGCCTGCGAGGTCGCACAGCTCGGTTCGGTCACCGGCGCCGGCATGCACTGCCTCATCGATGGCGTGCCGTATCGTCTCGGCGCGCGCCGTTTCGTGGCCGAGATCGCCGGCGATGTCATCCCGCCCGCACTGAGCCAGCCCGCTTCGGCGGCAGCCGGTTCGGTCTACCTGGGCAACAGCAGCGGCTGGCTGGCGCGCTTCGATCTGGCCGATGCACTGCGTGCGGATGCGGTACAAACCGTCGCGGCTTTCCGCGCGCAGGGCTTGCGCGTGATCCTGCTCAGTGGCGACCAGCCCGAGGTCTGCGCCGAGGTGGCCGCGACCGTGGGCATCCGCGAAGTGATCGCCGGCTGCACGCCGCAGCGCAAGCTGGAGGTGGTGCGCGAATTGCAGCAGGGTGGGGCGGTGGTGGCCATCGTTGGCGATGGCATCAATGATGCGGCCATGCTGCGCGCCGGTGACGTTTCCTTTGCCATGGGCAAGGGCGCGGCGCTGGCCCAGGTCAGTGCCGATGCCGTCATCATGAGCGACCGCCTCGCGGCCGTGGCGCAGTGCGCGCACATGGCCCGGCGCACCATGCGCATCGTGCGCCAGAACCTGGTGTGGGCCAGCGTCTACAACTTCCTCGCCATTCCGGCCGCCGCCTTCGGTTTGCTCGATCCGTGGATGTCGGCCGTGGGCATGTCGGCCAGCTCCCTGCTGGTGGTCGGCAATGCCTTGCGCCTGAGCCGCGCCACACGCGTGGCGGAGCCGGTGCCTGCCCCCGCTGCTGCAGGCCAGCCCGCGCTGGCAGGAGGAGCCTGA
- a CDS encoding CcoQ/FixQ family Cbb3-type cytochrome c oxidase assembly chaperone — MIEMLTDPRSLITLISFVTFAGILWWTYVGHKPADFKQAEMIPFADGDIGQPAAADSSDKEVRHG, encoded by the coding sequence ATGATTGAAATGTTGACCGATCCACGCAGCCTGATCACGCTGATCAGCTTCGTCACCTTTGCCGGCATTCTGTGGTGGACCTATGTCGGCCACAAGCCCGCTGACTTCAAGCAAGCCGAGATGATCCCCTTCGCCGATGGCGACATCGGCCAGCCCGCCGCCGCCGACAGCAGCGACAAGGAGGTGCGTCATGGCTGA
- the ccoP gene encoding cytochrome-c oxidase, cbb3-type subunit III encodes MADFTNGFWNLWIIVLTVLGIAGCALLLWQQSSWKVKKGDQPVAGSTTGHVWDEDLTELNNPLPRWWMWLFYLTIFFSVGYLIAYPGLGNLPGTLGWHSTSEHDADVKQAEAKYGPLFDSYLKQDLKVVAADPQAHAIGERLFLTYCAQCHGSDARGNKGFPNLTDNDWLHGGTPEIIKETILKGRHGVMPPMAAAVGSAQDVDNVANYVLSLSGSAHDPIKAELGKPKFAACAACHGAGGVGNQTIGAPNLSDKIWLYGGSIDTIKETINKGRDNTMPAFGEFLGEPKVHVLAAYVWSLSNKPSNAAAK; translated from the coding sequence ATGGCTGATTTCACCAATGGTTTCTGGAACCTCTGGATCATCGTCCTGACCGTGCTGGGCATCGCCGGCTGCGCGCTGCTGCTGTGGCAGCAGTCCAGCTGGAAGGTCAAGAAGGGCGACCAGCCCGTCGCCGGTTCGACCACCGGCCACGTCTGGGACGAAGACCTGACCGAACTGAACAACCCGCTGCCACGCTGGTGGATGTGGCTGTTCTACCTGACCATCTTCTTCTCGGTGGGCTACCTGATCGCTTACCCCGGCCTGGGCAACCTGCCCGGCACTCTGGGCTGGCATTCCACCAGCGAGCACGATGCCGACGTCAAGCAGGCTGAAGCCAAGTACGGACCGCTCTTCGACAGCTACCTCAAGCAAGACCTGAAGGTGGTGGCTGCCGACCCGCAGGCTCATGCCATCGGCGAGCGTCTGTTCCTGACCTACTGCGCGCAGTGCCACGGTTCGGATGCGCGCGGCAACAAGGGCTTCCCCAACCTGACCGACAACGACTGGCTGCATGGCGGTACCCCCGAGATCATCAAGGAAACCATCCTCAAGGGTCGTCACGGTGTCATGCCGCCCATGGCTGCGGCGGTGGGCAGCGCCCAGGACGTCGATAACGTCGCCAACTACGTGCTGAGCCTGTCCGGTTCCGCCCATGATCCGATCAAGGCCGAGCTGGGCAAGCCCAAGTTCGCGGCTTGCGCGGCCTGCCACGGCGCTGGCGGCGTGGGTAACCAGACCATCGGTGCGCCCAACCTGAGCGACAAGATCTGGCTCTATGGCGGCAGCATCGACACCATCAAGGAAACCATCAACAAGGGCCGCGACAACACCATGCCGGCGTTTGGCGAATTCCTCGGTGAACCCAAGGTGCACGTGCTGGCAGCCTATGTCTGGAGCTTGTCCAACAAGCCCAGCAACGCCGCTGCGAAGTAA
- the ccoN gene encoding cytochrome-c oxidase, cbb3-type subunit I: MSKENSYNYTVVRQFTVATILWGVVGMLVGVIIAAQLAWPELNMGIPWLSFGRLRPLHTNAVIFAFGGCALMATSYYVVQRTCQVRLFSDFLAAFTFWGWQLVIVGAAITLPMGLTRGKEYAELEWPITILIAVVWVAYAVVFFGTLIKRKVKHIYVANWFYGAFIIAVAILHIVNGMTMPATLTKSYSMYSGAQDAMIQWWYGHNAVGFFLTAGFLGMMYYFIPKQVNRPVYSYRLSIVHFWALIFTYMWAGPHHLHYTALPDWTQSLGMVFSLILLAPSWGGMINGMMTLSGAWHQLRTDPILKFLVVSLSFYGMSTFEGPMMAIKTVNALSHYTDWTIGHVHSGALGWVGFVTMGAMYYLIPRLSGKTQMWSKDLIEIHFWVATIGIVLYIAAMWIAGVMQGLMWRAVNADGTLTYSFVEGVKATYPYYIIRLMGGLMYLSGMLVMAYNTWRTMRGTELAVAPIPAVTNAAH, encoded by the coding sequence GTGAGCAAAGAAAATAGCTACAACTACACGGTTGTGCGCCAATTCACCGTGGCGACCATCCTGTGGGGCGTAGTCGGTATGCTGGTCGGTGTGATCATCGCCGCCCAGCTGGCATGGCCCGAACTGAACATGGGGATACCCTGGCTGAGCTTCGGCCGGTTACGTCCCTTGCATACCAACGCAGTGATCTTTGCCTTCGGCGGCTGCGCGCTGATGGCAACCTCGTATTACGTCGTCCAGCGCACCTGCCAGGTGCGGCTGTTCTCCGACTTCCTCGCAGCCTTCACCTTCTGGGGCTGGCAACTGGTGATCGTCGGTGCGGCCATCACGCTGCCGATGGGGCTGACGCGCGGCAAGGAATACGCCGAGCTGGAGTGGCCGATCACCATCCTCATCGCCGTGGTCTGGGTGGCCTACGCCGTGGTGTTCTTCGGCACCCTGATCAAGCGCAAGGTCAAGCACATCTACGTGGCGAACTGGTTCTACGGCGCCTTCATCATCGCCGTGGCCATCCTGCACATCGTCAACGGCATGACCATGCCGGCCACGCTCACCAAGTCGTACTCCATGTACAGCGGTGCGCAGGATGCCATGATCCAGTGGTGGTACGGTCACAATGCGGTGGGCTTCTTCCTGACCGCCGGCTTCCTGGGCATGATGTATTACTTCATCCCCAAGCAGGTCAACCGTCCGGTGTATTCCTACCGTCTGTCGATCGTGCACTTCTGGGCACTGATCTTCACCTACATGTGGGCCGGTCCGCACCATCTGCACTACACCGCGCTGCCTGACTGGACGCAATCGCTGGGCATGGTGTTCTCGCTGATCCTGCTGGCACCGTCCTGGGGTGGCATGATCAACGGCATGATGACGCTCTCGGGCGCCTGGCACCAGTTGCGTACCGATCCCATCCTGAAGTTCCTGGTGGTCTCGCTGTCCTTCTACGGCATGTCCACCTTCGAAGGTCCGATGATGGCCATCAAGACCGTCAACGCCTTGTCCCATTACACCGACTGGACCATCGGCCACGTGCACTCCGGCGCGCTGGGCTGGGTCGGCTTCGTCACCATGGGGGCGATGTATTACCTGATTCCGCGTCTGTCGGGCAAGACCCAGATGTGGAGCAAGGATTTGATCGAGATCCACTTCTGGGTCGCCACCATCGGCATCGTGCTCTACATCGCCGCCATGTGGATCGCCGGCGTGATGCAGGGCCTGATGTGGCGCGCGGTCAATGCCGACGGCACCCTGACCTACAGCTTCGTCGAAGGCGTCAAGGCAACCTATCCGTACTACATCATTCGTCTGATGGGCGGCCTGATGTACCTGTCCGGCATGCTGGTGATGGCCTACAACACCTGGCGCACCATGCGCGGCACCGAACTGGCTGTCGCACCGATTCCTGCCGTGACCAACGCTGCGCACTGA
- the ccoG gene encoding cytochrome c oxidase accessory protein CcoG — protein MNKAAMTPRQGKEGDPPPQADAQRDQGSKDGKDDYAVVRMYAAREQIYPREIQGRFASLRWLCVFLTQLVFYGLPWINWNGRQAVLFDLAARKFYLFGLVLWPQDFIWLAALLIICAFSLFLFTAIAGRVWCGYACPQTVYTEIFLWIERRIEGNRSARMRLDRQPWSFDKLWRKSAKHFAWASVALWTGISFVGYFSPIRDLLPEIGRFALGPWESFWIVFYAFATYGNAGWMREQVCKYMCPYARFQSAMFDRDSLVITYDDARGEPRMPVAKAARLKEGSKAGDCIDCTMCVQVCPTGIDIRQGLQYMCIGCAACVDACDSVMDKIDRPRGLIRYSTENAIEQGFSTPEIRRRLFRPRILIYTAILGTVISLFLGSLVVRTPLKLDVIRDRGSMGREVEDGIIENVYRLQVINTDERGHRYRISASGIEGLTVDPAGPIELAATQTLMVPVRVRAPHGAGESGSNKIHIELQAEDQPALHVSEKAVFLVPRR, from the coding sequence ATGAACAAGGCCGCAATGACACCCAGGCAGGGCAAGGAAGGGGACCCGCCGCCCCAGGCTGATGCGCAGCGGGACCAAGGCAGCAAGGACGGCAAGGACGATTACGCCGTCGTGCGCATGTATGCCGCCCGTGAGCAAATTTATCCGCGTGAGATCCAGGGACGTTTCGCCAGCCTGCGCTGGTTGTGCGTGTTCCTGACCCAGCTGGTCTTCTACGGCCTGCCGTGGATCAACTGGAACGGGCGCCAGGCCGTGCTGTTCGACCTGGCCGCGCGCAAGTTCTACCTGTTCGGCCTGGTGCTGTGGCCGCAGGACTTCATCTGGCTGGCCGCGCTGCTGATCATTTGCGCCTTCAGCCTGTTCCTCTTCACGGCCATCGCCGGTCGCGTGTGGTGCGGCTATGCCTGTCCGCAGACGGTCTATACCGAGATCTTCCTCTGGATCGAACGCCGCATCGAAGGCAACCGCAGCGCCCGCATGCGCCTGGACCGCCAGCCCTGGTCGTTCGACAAGCTCTGGCGCAAGTCCGCCAAGCACTTCGCCTGGGCCAGCGTGGCCCTGTGGACCGGCATCAGCTTCGTCGGCTACTTCTCGCCCATCCGTGATCTGCTGCCGGAAATCGGCCGCTTCGCACTCGGGCCGTGGGAGAGCTTCTGGATCGTCTTCTACGCCTTCGCCACCTACGGCAATGCCGGCTGGATGCGCGAGCAGGTGTGCAAGTACATGTGCCCGTATGCACGCTTCCAGAGCGCCATGTTCGACCGCGACTCGCTGGTCATCACCTATGACGATGCCCGGGGCGAGCCGCGCATGCCGGTGGCCAAGGCGGCCAGGTTGAAGGAGGGCAGCAAGGCCGGGGATTGCATCGACTGCACCATGTGCGTCCAGGTCTGCCCGACCGGCATCGACATCCGCCAGGGCCTGCAATACATGTGCATCGGTTGCGCAGCCTGCGTGGATGCCTGCGACAGCGTGATGGACAAGATCGACCGCCCGCGCGGCCTGATCCGCTATTCCACCGAGAACGCCATCGAGCAGGGCTTCTCCACGCCGGAAATCCGGCGCCGCCTGTTCCGTCCGCGCATCCTGATCTATACCGCCATCCTGGGCACGGTCATCAGCCTGTTCCTGGGTTCGCTGGTGGTGCGTACACCGCTGAAGCTGGACGTCATCCGCGACCGGGGCTCCATGGGCCGCGAAGTGGAAGACGGCATCATCGAAAACGTCTACCGCCTGCAGGTCATCAACACCGATGAACGCGGCCATCGCTATCGCATCAGCGCCAGCGGCATCGAAGGACTGACCGTCGATCCGGCCGGCCCCATCGAACTGGCCGCCACCCAGACCCTGATGGTGCCGGTGCGGGTGAGGGCGCCTCATGGCGCAGGCGAGTCAGGCTCCAACAAGATTCATATCGAATTGCAGGCTGAGGATCAGCCCGCATTGCATGTCAGCGAAAAGGCCGTCTTCCTGGTGCCGCGCCGCTGA
- the hemN gene encoding oxygen-independent coproporphyrinogen III oxidase — protein sequence MQVAHPSTLHPSASIAGMNKAVLRKMDQRGPRYTSYPTADRFSSDFAVTDYLHAVSDRRNMSAWRALSLYLHIPFCDTICYYCACNKIVTKNRAKAALYLSYLKREISMQGSLFSGMNQVEQLHFGGGTPTYLSDEQMSDLMDHIRHSFTLAPDHVGEYSIEIDPRTVSVQRVHKLREQGFNRISLGVQDFDPEVQLAVNRVQSEEQTLQIIAAAREAGFRSVSIDLIYGLPKQNVISMSRTLAKVIAASPDRIAVYNYAHMPQLFKTQRQIKEEDLPSADSKLDMLSLCIRQLTGAGYVYIGMDHFAKPTDDLAIAQQQGRLHRNFQGYSTHSETDLVACGVSAISAVGGSYSQNEKTLDGYYARLENSTLPIARGIQLGMDDVLRRLIIQRLMCNFELSINSLEIAYPIVFREYFASEMEQLKQLAEDGLINIEPEWITVEPKGRLLIRNICMVFDRYLTQDREKAASQNKDAPQRYSQTV from the coding sequence ATGCAAGTCGCCCATCCGTCCACCCTGCACCCATCCGCCAGTATCGCCGGCATGAACAAGGCCGTCCTGCGCAAAATGGACCAGCGTGGCCCGCGTTATACCTCCTATCCGACCGCAGACCGCTTTTCCAGCGACTTCGCCGTCACCGATTACCTGCATGCAGTGTCCGACCGCCGCAACATGAGCGCCTGGCGCGCTTTGTCGCTGTATCTGCACATTCCGTTCTGCGACACCATCTGCTACTACTGCGCCTGCAACAAGATCGTGACCAAGAACCGCGCCAAGGCTGCGCTCTACCTGAGCTACCTCAAGCGCGAGATCAGCATGCAGGGCTCGCTGTTCTCCGGCATGAACCAGGTGGAGCAACTGCACTTCGGTGGCGGTACGCCCACTTACCTGTCCGACGAGCAGATGTCCGACCTGATGGACCACATCCGCCATAGCTTCACGCTGGCACCGGATCATGTCGGCGAATACTCGATCGAGATCGATCCCCGTACGGTGTCGGTGCAACGTGTGCACAAGCTGCGCGAGCAGGGCTTCAACCGTATCAGCCTGGGCGTGCAGGACTTCGACCCGGAAGTGCAACTGGCGGTGAACCGCGTGCAATCCGAGGAGCAGACCCTGCAGATCATAGCGGCAGCGCGTGAGGCCGGCTTCCGCTCGGTCAGCATCGACCTGATCTACGGCCTGCCCAAGCAGAACGTGATATCCATGTCGCGCACCCTGGCCAAGGTCATCGCGGCCAGCCCGGATCGCATCGCCGTCTACAACTATGCGCACATGCCCCAGCTGTTCAAGACCCAGCGCCAGATCAAGGAAGAAGACCTGCCCAGCGCCGACAGCAAGCTGGACATGCTCTCGCTGTGCATCCGCCAGCTGACCGGCGCCGGCTACGTCTACATCGGTATGGATCACTTCGCCAAGCCCACCGACGACCTGGCCATCGCCCAGCAGCAGGGACGTTTGCACCGCAACTTCCAGGGCTATTCCACCCATTCGGAGACCGACCTGGTGGCCTGCGGCGTCTCGGCCATCAGCGCCGTGGGTGGCAGCTACAGCCAGAACGAGAAGACCCTGGACGGCTACTACGCCCGCCTGGAAAATTCCACCCTGCCCATCGCGCGCGGTATCCAGCTGGGCATGGATGATGTGCTGCGCCGGCTCATCATCCAGCGTCTGATGTGCAATTTCGAGCTGTCCATCAATTCGCTGGAGATCGCCTATCCCATCGTCTTCCGCGAATACTTCGCTTCCGAGATGGAGCAACTGAAGCAACTGGCAGAGGACGGCCTGATCAACATCGAACCCGAATGGATCACCGTCGAGCCCAAGGGCCGCCTGCTGATCCGCAACATCTGCATGGTGTTCGACCGCTACCTGACGCAGGACCGCGAGAAAGCCGCGAGCCAGAACAAGGACGCACCGCAGCGCTATTCGCAGACCGTGTGA
- the ccoO gene encoding cytochrome-c oxidase, cbb3-type subunit II: MKFSHEWIEKNPWLLIGLVLLVVSVGGLAEIVPLFFQKSTTEPIAGLKPYSALRLAGRDIYIREGCYNCHSQMIRPLRAETERYGHYSVAGESVYDHPFQWGSKRTGPDLARVGGRYSDEWHRAHLHNPRDVVPESNMPAYPWLEQAKLDNYDIVARMKALKRIGDPYTEDDIKNAPAELVGKTEQDALIAYLQGLGILIKAER; this comes from the coding sequence ATGAAGTTTTCGCATGAATGGATTGAGAAGAACCCCTGGCTGCTTATTGGCCTGGTGCTGCTGGTGGTCAGTGTGGGTGGCCTGGCCGAGATCGTGCCGCTGTTCTTCCAGAAATCGACCACCGAGCCGATCGCTGGCCTGAAGCCCTACTCGGCCCTGCGCCTGGCAGGCCGCGACATCTACATCCGCGAGGGCTGCTACAACTGCCACTCGCAGATGATCCGTCCGCTGCGTGCCGAAACCGAGCGCTATGGCCACTATTCGGTGGCCGGCGAGTCGGTCTACGACCACCCCTTCCAGTGGGGTTCCAAGCGTACCGGTCCGGACCTGGCCCGCGTGGGTGGCCGTTACAGCGATGAATGGCATCGCGCCCACCTGCACAATCCGCGTGATGTAGTGCCGGAGTCCAACATGCCGGCCTACCCGTGGCTGGAGCAGGCCAAGCTGGACAACTACGACATCGTTGCGCGCATGAAGGCACTGAAGCGCATCGGCGACCCGTACACCGAAGATGACATCAAGAATGCCCCGGCCGAACTGGTCGGCAAGACCGAACAGGATGCGCTGATCGCCTACCTGCAAGGCCTGGGTATCCTGATCAAGGCGGAGAGATAA